A single window of Fibrobacter sp. UWH6 DNA harbors:
- a CDS encoding dihydroorotate oxidase: MAFNCVNHEYYLNFGDRVLAMIRKIFHNNPEFRHDSLKHAARFAPIIPFMSGRPDLSKTLKRVVTFPDHSNSLYFGCPIILAAGANKTAKRICDYANMGFGGISVGTATRNFREGNTHRPRVGFIEEERAIHNSMGLNNEGVEVIARRVDAQLAKAHKVGLCVGVSVAETPGLTNDEDKLKDVVESFAIAYKAGDYIEINVSCPNTGESRVDMDLSLTEKIFSEIMKFRNSQTLRKAVYAKISPDLSERHLVNIMDMLVRCGVNGVVVGNTYPTKKISELPVQTKFEDLTPLRADGDCGGMSGRPLYENMVWNVKYIREHYPQMSVIACGGIDHGFKVFDLIKMGVDAVQCYSVVAFRWMAAHSMRKELAAALKETGYATLQDYDNHNPKVTTLK, translated from the coding sequence ATGGCATTCAATTGTGTAAATCACGAATACTACCTGAACTTTGGCGACCGCGTGTTGGCCATGATCCGCAAGATTTTCCACAACAATCCGGAATTCCGTCATGACTCCCTGAAGCATGCCGCCAGGTTTGCTCCCATCATTCCCTTTATGAGCGGCCGCCCCGACTTGAGCAAGACCCTCAAGCGCGTGGTCACTTTCCCGGACCATAGCAATTCCCTGTATTTCGGTTGCCCCATCATTCTGGCAGCCGGTGCCAACAAGACGGCCAAGCGCATTTGCGACTACGCCAATATGGGTTTCGGCGGTATTTCTGTAGGTACTGCCACCCGCAACTTCCGCGAAGGTAATACCCACCGTCCCCGCGTCGGTTTCATCGAAGAGGAACGTGCCATTCATAACAGCATGGGCCTGAATAACGAAGGTGTCGAAGTCATTGCCCGCCGTGTAGACGCCCAGCTGGCCAAGGCCCACAAGGTTGGCCTCTGTGTCGGTGTTTCCGTTGCCGAAACTCCGGGCCTGACCAACGATGAAGATAAATTAAAGGACGTGGTGGAAAGCTTTGCCATCGCCTACAAGGCTGGTGATTACATAGAAATTAACGTGAGCTGCCCCAATACCGGTGAATCCCGCGTAGACATGGACTTGTCCCTCACCGAAAAGATCTTCAGCGAAATCATGAAGTTCCGCAATTCCCAGACTTTGCGCAAGGCCGTTTATGCTAAAATCAGCCCGGACCTTTCTGAACGCCATCTGGTGAACATCATGGATATGCTGGTGCGTTGCGGCGTGAACGGTGTGGTGGTGGGCAACACTTACCCCACCAAGAAGATTAGCGAACTTCCCGTACAGACCAAGTTCGAAGACTTGACGCCCCTCCGCGCCGATGGAGATTGCGGTGGCATGTCTGGCCGCCCCCTGTACGAGAACATGGTATGGAACGTAAAGTATATCCGCGAACATTACCCCCAGATGAGCGTGATCGCATGCGGCGGTATCGACCATGGCTTCAAGGTGTTTGACCTGATCAAGATGGGTGTGGATGCCGTGCAGTGCTATTCTGTGGTGGCATTCCGCTGGATGGCCGCTCATTCCATGCGTAAGGAACTGGCTGCCGCCCTCAAGGAAACGGGTTATGCCACCCTGCAGGATTACGACAATCATAATCCCAAGGTGACGACTCTGAAGTAG
- a CDS encoding thioredoxin-like domain-containing protein, which produces MNRNFAFLILCAVSFACAVPWLGVTFKKGTFENHLALQVIGVHPGSGCFTAGMVAGDQIVGVQGQPLQDVAQIQQAISKGKVGSNVKIDVVREGKKIPMTVKITDRPDDISSLTGSAIGSKMAEFGANFYKNGEKRNAKPKATLLDFWATWCGPCRKTLPVLANVYGKYASKGLEVIGISNEDTKTLNAFYVQQHASPYPLYRDATQEMWRRYGIRAVPTLMLLDENGYIKRVWSGAPSQSMVEKLVVEVLNEAKN; this is translated from the coding sequence ATGAATCGCAATTTTGCATTTTTGATTCTTTGTGCGGTTAGCTTTGCCTGTGCCGTGCCCTGGCTTGGTGTTACCTTCAAGAAGGGAACTTTCGAAAATCACTTGGCCCTCCAGGTTATTGGCGTGCATCCCGGTTCCGGTTGCTTTACCGCAGGCATGGTGGCCGGTGACCAGATTGTGGGTGTCCAGGGGCAGCCCCTTCAGGATGTTGCACAAATCCAGCAGGCTATTTCCAAGGGCAAGGTGGGGTCGAACGTCAAGATTGATGTGGTTCGTGAAGGGAAGAAGATTCCCATGACCGTAAAGATTACGGATCGCCCCGATGATATCAGCAGCCTGACAGGTTCCGCTATCGGAAGCAAGATGGCTGAATTCGGCGCCAACTTCTACAAGAATGGCGAAAAGCGCAACGCCAAGCCCAAGGCCACCTTGCTGGACTTCTGGGCTACATGGTGCGGCCCTTGCCGTAAGACCTTGCCTGTGCTGGCCAATGTGTATGGCAAGTACGCCTCCAAGGGCCTGGAAGTCATCGGTATTTCTAACGAAGATACAAAGACTCTGAATGCCTTCTATGTGCAGCAGCACGCTTCGCCGTACCCCCTCTACCGCGATGCCACCCAGGAAATGTGGCGCCGCTATGGAATTAGGGCGGTTCCCACCTTGATGCTTCTGGATGAAAACGGTTACATCAAGCGTGTCTGGAGCGGCGCTCCCTCCCAGTCCATGGTTGAAAAATTGGTGGTCGAAGTGCTGAACGAAGCCAAGAACTAG
- a CDS encoding NAD-dependent deacylase — MKKRLVVLTGAGISAESGLRTFRGNDGMWEHENIDDVCTPEGYYRDRKRVKDFYNFLRMGLKEHQPNAAHYALAELENRLGDEFLLITQNVDDLHERAGSRQVLHMHGDLMRLTCERDPRHQFVFKGEETMKTICPFCGAMSRPDIVFFGETPQYMEEIQQALEECEEFVYIGTSSVVYPAAGFKSLAHSYGAKVTCLNLEVPASDPYTDVSIQGKASVIVPEWCKNFK; from the coding sequence ATGAAAAAACGCTTGGTTGTTTTAACTGGTGCAGGAATTAGCGCGGAATCCGGACTCAGGACATTCCGCGGTAACGACGGCATGTGGGAACACGAAAACATCGACGACGTATGCACCCCCGAAGGTTACTACCGCGACCGCAAGCGCGTCAAGGATTTCTACAACTTCCTGCGCATGGGTCTCAAGGAACACCAGCCCAACGCCGCCCACTACGCCCTGGCAGAACTGGAAAACCGTCTTGGCGACGAATTCCTGCTGATTACCCAGAACGTAGACGACCTGCATGAACGCGCCGGCAGCCGCCAGGTGTTGCATATGCACGGCGACCTGATGCGCCTGACCTGCGAACGAGACCCCAGACACCAGTTCGTATTCAAGGGCGAAGAAACCATGAAGACCATCTGTCCCTTCTGCGGTGCCATGAGCCGTCCGGACATCGTGTTCTTCGGAGAAACCCCGCAGTACATGGAAGAAATCCAGCAGGCCCTGGAAGAATGCGAAGAGTTTGTCTACATTGGCACCAGCAGTGTGGTCTACCCCGCCGCCGGTTTCAAGAGCCTGGCCCATTCCTACGGAGCCAAGGTTACCTGTCTGAATTTGGAAGTCCCCGCCAGCGACCCCTACACCGATGTAAGCATCCAGGGCAAGGCCAGCGTCATTGTACCGGAATGGTGCAAGAACTTTAAATAA
- a CDS encoding M20/M25/M40 family metallo-hydrolase, which translates to MEQQIKKAIKAKMPTYIQQLSKLVSIPSISFDNFDQKYVLESAEAVKQMFAEAGLTNIQFLTPESGRHTVYAESLTSPDKPTILLYAHHDVQPPMREALWNTKPFEATVSADGERLFGRGTADDKAGIIMHLAALEQVRALKKNDGPNLKFIIEGEEESGSAGFAGILKKHAELLKADAVIIADLGNFAKGTPSITTTLRGMSAVSVELKATKAPLHSGSWSGPIPDVGQVLCRMIAELTDGTGKILIPGFEDGLVPPTAEDLASYRSLGMTEEIFRNDGGVLDGVKLKCSEDEILTTLWRKPSLVVTAMEVGSRMNAGNVLQDSAYARIGIRLAPGMDADRCTQLLVDFLKQHVPYGIQCNIVTEDGANPFVTDTSHPFFKKMSDAMTAAYESETKIIGCGASIPGAELFRSTLGNIPVLMTGLEDPECNAHGENESLYLPDFEKGIVAETLFFGGLC; encoded by the coding sequence ATGGAACAGCAGATCAAGAAAGCTATCAAGGCAAAAATGCCCACCTATATTCAGCAACTGAGCAAGCTGGTGAGCATTCCCTCCATCAGTTTCGACAATTTTGACCAGAAGTATGTTCTGGAATCCGCCGAGGCCGTCAAGCAGATGTTCGCCGAAGCAGGTCTCACCAACATCCAGTTCCTGACTCCGGAAAGCGGCCGCCACACGGTCTATGCCGAAAGCCTGACCTCTCCGGACAAGCCCACCATCTTGTTGTACGCCCATCACGACGTGCAGCCCCCCATGCGCGAGGCCCTCTGGAACACCAAGCCTTTTGAAGCAACCGTCAGTGCCGACGGAGAACGTCTCTTTGGCCGCGGCACCGCCGACGACAAGGCCGGCATCATTATGCACCTGGCCGCCCTGGAACAGGTCCGCGCCCTTAAGAAGAACGACGGCCCTAACCTGAAGTTCATTATCGAAGGCGAAGAGGAATCCGGCAGCGCAGGTTTCGCAGGCATCCTTAAAAAGCATGCCGAACTTTTGAAGGCCGATGCCGTAATCATCGCCGACCTGGGCAACTTCGCCAAGGGCACGCCCTCCATTACCACCACCCTTCGCGGCATGAGCGCCGTATCCGTGGAACTGAAGGCAACGAAGGCTCCCCTCCATTCCGGCTCCTGGTCAGGCCCCATTCCCGACGTAGGTCAGGTCCTTTGCCGCATGATCGCGGAGCTGACCGACGGTACCGGCAAGATCTTGATTCCCGGCTTTGAAGACGGACTGGTTCCGCCCACCGCCGAAGACTTGGCCTCTTACAGGAGCCTGGGCATGACCGAAGAAATCTTCCGCAACGACGGCGGCGTCCTGGATGGCGTCAAGCTGAAGTGTTCCGAAGATGAAATTTTGACGACCCTGTGGCGCAAGCCTAGCCTGGTGGTTACCGCCATGGAAGTGGGCAGCCGCATGAACGCAGGAAACGTTCTGCAAGACAGCGCCTACGCCCGCATCGGCATCCGTCTGGCCCCCGGCATGGACGCCGACCGCTGCACCCAGCTGCTGGTGGACTTCCTGAAGCAGCACGTTCCTTATGGAATCCAGTGCAACATCGTTACCGAAGACGGCGCCAACCCCTTCGTCACAGACACAAGTCACCCCTTCTTCAAGAAGATGAGCGATGCCATGACCGCCGCCTACGAAAGCGAGACCAAGATTATCGGTTGCGGCGCCAGCATCCCCGGTGCAGAACTTTTCCGCAGCACCCTGGGCAACATCCCCGTGCTGATGACCGGTCTTGAAGACCCCGAATGTAACGCCCACGGCGAAAACGAAAGCCTTTACCTGCCCGACTTCGAAAAGGGTATCGTAGCAGAAACCTTGTTCTTTGGAGGCCTCTGCTAG